The Erigeron canadensis isolate Cc75 chromosome 1, C_canadensis_v1, whole genome shotgun sequence genome segment AAATATGACCCGGACTCAAATGAATCGGATCAACTTGATGCTTTTTTCGGGATATGGTTGGATCCGTTGGGTCAACAAAATAACGAAATTGTGGAATGGTGGGTAGTAGTTTACACCTAGCTTTCAGGAGCGCTTTTTTAACGATTACTAAGGTGGCATGTCACATCTCCATAGTCAATAGCTCATTTATTTGATTTACTACCTCTAGTCCTCTGCCACATataatacaaatttttatttttggtgttTTGTACCTAATACTCATTTTTAAAAGCAAAGGTCTatgtcaaaaaaaattattttaccaTTTTGATTGTGTACCGAACCGCGTAAGCCTTATAGGATTTGAGGATCAAGGTGGATTTGAGTTTATGCTTTGTTAGCAGTTCCTCGAATGTAGGGCAATGTCTCTTTACgccaaattttattatttgtgtgaTCGGCTAGTTGAATCATGCCAATCGAATGAGGGTTACCTTAAAGGGAAGATTAGGGTTTAATCTTTTCTCCTTAGATATAGCTGCTATGACGATTTATTCCTTAAGATAATGATGAATATCTTCTTATCTTAAGGAGGGATATATcttaaataactaattaaataccTCCCAGCTTATGCCCTTCGTGATTACGCTTTGTGAAAGGTACACTTTGTATGGGCACTCGAAGGGGTATATtatcatcttttatatatttatttatttattttaaaccaATGTTAAAGTTTATATTATTCTTACAGTATTGTAACATTAATTACACCAAACTTTATGCCAAAATAAGCTCTTTCATTTGTTAAACAATTTAATATCGGAGTATTAACAACGACAAGGTGTGAATAACGTGGTACATGACTACATGTGGTTCGGTGTCCttttacttaaaaaaacaaaagaggtTTTAAAGAAAAACGCTTGAAGGGTGAAAGGGATATGAaacatttgaatatttgatacTCAGTTCGATGCATATATAGCATCCTCTATACCTTTCCTATTATTTCAGATGACGACTCAAACTTGAGAATTCCTATGGTCTCGCATGCTACACATAATAGTACTTGTACTGTATTTCaatatgtacataatagtattCACAGATGAAataagtactttatatatcGTAGCACACACATATTGGAAATATCGTCAGGAACCACAACACAATTGtctctttaattacattaaaatgatgcgaatatcttaattttaattttttattatactaaagcacaattgctctaataattttttaatattttattaaactaaagcatagttgctctaataatttattgacCAATTATATCTCTTGATTTCTTTAAATTCTCAATTTTGAGTTTTCttgacttttttaaaaatatttatatatatctacataaatcTATCAACCACATCTAACAAATGATAAATATTACATTTAGATaactataaactatatatataaatatttattatatataatttaatcttaatatataatataagacggttgaactaatgacttattagtCAATCATATCGTTCAATTTCATcgaattgacttttgatgatgtcatcatttagataaactacaaattaaaaatcttaataatcattatccaaatatattattatattaatatttatattaatttgtagaaaaagtctcattaatttatagttttttgtattccatcaataatttacactttttaaccttgaatacttaatttatatttatttttagccatcaacttgaaagaattttttaaaatttacaatcatttaactTAATggcttattaacaaatattagattagatttttataattataaatattaatttttagtttaatattagatataaatacaatgtgaactctagatacatatcccaaacataataacagataacgatatacaacatcattatcctaaacacaataggaatcacatgAGATGAGACGATCATAGAACCAAACATAATTTACAACAGATAGTTACTTGAatcttaaatccaaatcaatataaactccattcaagatttattttatctctcaataaaaaagatACATAGTTTTCTCCTTTTTggtatattagttttgcattttaatgtttaaagttacagttgtcacccaaatcaagagttctaatttttatcaaagaatataaaaacaaccctaattattatcatattatcatagaacaagtgattgaaaataaacctatgcgtgttattgacgcgcatcatgattaaatacatatacttgaatgtcaagtacaggatcacaaatatgtttatattttaattcttaattatctttcataataatatcacattatgggTACATTTGGTTTCAAAGTATTCTATAatggataaattattatatatagcttgtgccttgtggaatgactacgacaaacatttccatcaatatgtctaggctaataatgacagtgatgaacctattattattgtactacaacttgcaaaatataacacttaaaaccgtatttcTTTACAATTAAAAGcctttatgacttaaatgtatgaaaatcttatattgataatatcgtaaatcccgtgtccagtgttggacacgggtttaaaaactagtatatactataagacggttgaattaatgacttattaaccaatcaaatcgcttaattttatcaaattgactttcgcttatgtcatcatttagattaactaataaattaaaaatcctaataatcattatccaaatatattattatattaatatttatattaatctgTAGCAAAAAAGTcacattaatttacacttttttgttttccatcaataatttatacttttgagCCCTGAAAATTTAACttagatatatttttaaccatcaactttagaagtttttttacatatatatttatctttaatcatcaacatgataatttttttttagaacaacaatatttatatatttagttttttaaagttataattgtcactcaaatcaagaattttaattgttatcaaagaatatgaaaacaatcctaattgttatctaattatcataggatatgtgattgaaaatatacctattcgtgttatgtcCTGCattatgatcaaatacatatacctGAATGTTAAGTACAAAATCACaagtatatttacattttaactgtgattattgtattacactttacaaagtataacacttaaaaccttatatctcaaaattataagctattATGAACTAAATGTATAAcgatctaatattaataatatcgtaaactccgtgtccagtgttagacacgggtttaaaatctagtatattaaGATACAtgtaaaacaaattattattaaaacgAAGTTCCGTCACTATTTATTCATCCAAATCACACATCGTAAGCTCTTCCCTTCGAGGAGCAAGTCAAAAGCCTTGTTGATGTCTTCAAACTCAACCTCATGTGTCACAAATTTATCAAGTTCTAGTTCCTATATCGTTAGGATGTAGAATATGTCATTCATTTAAATGCGTacgtaactatatatataatggagaTCATAAATCAGATAGTTAAAGTGTTCATATGTAACTAGACCAATACCAATCTTGATTTTAAGAATTTGTTGGTTTGatctcaaaagtcaaaaacagGCAAGCACAGAGAAGATATTCTACTTACCTTATTCAAGTAGCGTTTTTGGAGAATTTGAATATCAGTTTTTGGTTTGATACCACCAAAAAATGCTCCCATGAGAGATTTCCCACTGTGAAGTACCTCCAAAGAATTGAAGGTCAACATTGCCGCCGGGTGGTCAACTCCTACCACAACTGTTTTACCCCATCCCTAAAGATCACACTCATAGATAAAGAAACTTGATTTAGTACAGAAGATGACTTAAAAAGATGATTAAAGTTATACATTTAGATATAGAGATCATAGAGATATAGATAAATTAGACCTTTCTACATGAAGCATAAGCTTCATGCACCAAGGACGTCAAACCAACACACTCGAAGCAGTAGTCTGCACCCCCACTAGTCATCTCGATAATTACCTGCTTAATTTAGAGCTTTATGCTATTACATTTAAGTTAAGATTTCAACTTTAAATCAAAACAAACTGTATCAAACTATCAACTGGGCTTATACACTTTTCATGTTTAACAGAGGACAAACAAAAAATCTTGAATTAAAAGTGCTGctcaaaaaaggaaaaacaatttttaacaGCTCGTGCATATCTAACTTGTGCAATTGTAACATTTTGAAGATTTCCATTCACAGAGTCTTATTCATATGGGGTGAAAGATGAATGTTAAGTTACCTACCTGGCTTACAGGTTTGTCCCCACAGTTACGCGAGTTTACAAAATCAGTGACTCCAAATTTCTTCCCTGTCAATAACAGAAAGAATCAATGCAAAACCAACATTCTTTATAATCGTCATAATAGAACGCATCCATTAGATATTACCTATTTCAAACTTGTCCTGGTTCACATCAACACCTATGATCCTCTTAGCTCCACATAGCCGTGCTCCTTCAGCAACCTTTAAACGTAGATCATAGGTATTATGCTATCATAACAACACGTGTCACATTAAAAGTTGAAACCTCCTGTTATGAAATTTCTCAAAACCATTAATGTCAACTTTGGTCACCAAATTTACGATTTACACTTGATATAAGGCTTAAGAAAATACAATTGATATAAATAGATCGAGCACTGACATACCGCTAGCCCGACTGCACCAAGCCCAAATATAGCAACTGATGTTCCGGCTTCTACCTTTGCTGTTTTCCAAGCTGCACCCAGTCCTGAAAGCTTATGCTAGCAACTTATTATCTTTTGTAAAGCATACTATATTTACCATGTATTCAAAAGATCTAAGGATTTAAATCAAAGGTGAAGCAGAAGCTTAGCATGTGTTGACCTGACCTGATCAAAGCATTTTCTCTATTCAAAGTTCATAAGGATTCTACTAGAATTTTCTcctacatatttttttaatttttaaaagcaTTAGCTTACTGCTTTAGCAG includes the following:
- the LOC122585588 gene encoding alcohol dehydrogenase-like 7, with the protein product MDGIRSGNTIGKPIRCRAAIAREPRKPLVIEEVIVAPPKMHEVRIKIICTSLCHSDVTFWKLEHPPAVFPRILGHEALGVVESVGEGVHEVVEGDTVIPIFLADCGECIDCLSEKSNLCTKLPFSLSPWMKREETSRFTNINGETLYHFLSISSFSEYTVVDIAHITKSDPAIPANRACLLSCGVSTGLGAAWKTAKVEAGTSVAIFGLGAVGLAVAEGARLCGAKRIIGVDVNQDKFEIGKKFGVTDFVNSRNCGDKPVSQVIIEMTSGGADYCFECVGLTSLVHEAYASCRKGWGKTVVVGVDHPAAMLTFNSLEVLHSGKSLMGAFFGGIKPKTDIQILQKRYLNKELELDKFVTHEVEFEDINKAFDLLLEGKSLRCVIWMNK